In the Gemmatimonas sp. UBA7669 genome, CCGCCGGGATGACTGACAACTGAAGGGGTGGGGCGTGAGCGAGCAGGATCGGGAAGAGACGTCGTCCGGGACGACGCGAAGCCAGCACGTGGTGCTGGAAGGGCCGGCGGATATGCGCACGATGGCTGCGGCCATGCGCGCCGGCGTGGAACGGAGCCGGGATGGCGGCGCGGAAGCCGCACCAGTTTGCCTCATCGTCACCCCAACGGCCGAACAGGCCATTACCGCCGGTGATCAGGCCCGGCGCCTGCTCGAGGGCAGCGCGGCGCGTGTGGTGCCGGTGACCGGCGTGGTCCGCGCCAAGCGCGTCCTGCGCGCCGCCCCCGTGGCGGTCGTCACCGGCACGGTGACCGACCTGCTAGCCCTGCGCCGCGCCTCGGGACTTGATCTGGACTCATTGCAGGCCCTGGTGCTCGTCGGCCTCGACGACCTGCTCGCCAACACGGGCGAAGAAGCGCTGCTGGCGCTGTTGGCCGACGTGCCGGAAACGGCCTCGCGCACCGCCACGCTCGACGGCGAAACGCCGGCTACCGAGAGCTTCCTCGAGGCCCAGCTGCGCCGCGCGCGCCGGGTCAATCCGTTTGCCCTCGGCGACGCACCGCTCACCGTCACGCCGCGCTATCTCGTGACCTCGGCCACGGGCCGGGCCGACGCACTGCGCGCAGTGCTCGACGAGATCGACCCGCCGTCACTCTGCGTCGTGTCGTCCACCGACGCCGGCGTGGAAGACGCCACGCAGGCGCTCGCGCGACTGGGCCTCGTGGTGGATGGGCTCAATGTGCAGGTCGTGCGTCAGCCGTCGGCGCAGCATGTCGCCATGACGGTGCTGTGGGATGCGCCTCTCACGTTCGATGCGTTGGTCACGGCCATGGCCATGCGTCCGGTGGATGCCGTGGCGCTGTTGCTGGCCGATGAAGTGCCCGCCTTCCGTCGCATGACGGGTGGACTGGCCGAGCCGTGGACTGCGGCGGTCAAGAAGGCGTCGGCGGAAGACCGCGTGCAGACGCTGCGCACCGCGTTGCGTTCCACGCTGGCCAACGGTCAGCCGACGGCCAGCGAGCTGGCGCTGGTGGCGCCGCTGCTGGACACGCATGATGCGGTGGAGATTGCCTGCGCCGCGCTTCGCCTGTACGAAGGCGCGCGCCGCGAAACGCAGGCCATTCGCGCCAAGGCCATTTTCCTCAACCCCAAGCCCTCGGCGCGTGAAGCCCCGCGCAGCGAAGCGCGGGTCGAAGCCCCGGGCGCCGCGCGGTCGGAATCACGCGGTGAGTCGGGCGCGGCCTCCGGCGCGTCGGCTGGCGGCAAGCAGCGTGTGTTCCTCGGTGTCGGCAAGCGCGATGAGGTGCGGGTCGGCGACATCGTGGGCGCGATCGCCAACGAGGCCGGCATTCCCGGTGATCGCATCGGCTCGGTGGAACTGTACGAGTCGCACGCGACGGTGGAGCTGTCCGCGGAAGACGCCACCCGCGCGATCGAAGCGCTCAAGGACGCTTCGCTGCGTGGCCGTCGACTCGGCGCGCGCATCGACGAACGCAGCGGTGAGCGCTTCGGCGCCCGGAGCGGCGGCTTTGGTGGTCGTGGTGGCGATCGCGGTGGTGACCGCGGATTTGGTGGCCGCAGTGGCGGGTTTGGCGGCCGCGGTGGGGATCGTGGTGGTGACCGTGGCTTTGGCGGCCGCAGTGGTGGATTTGGTGGCCGTAGTGGCGAGCGCAGTGAGCGCAGCTTCGGCGAGCGCAAGTTCAGCGATCGTCCGCCGCGTGAGGATCGTGGCGAGCGCAGCGACCGGGGTGAGCGCAGCGACCGGGGTGAGCGCAGCGAGCGTCCGCGCTCGTTCGATCGCGGTGATCGCGGTGATCGCGGTCCGCGCGGTGGCTTTGGTGATCGCGACCGTGGGTCGCGTGGTGGATTCGGTGGCAGCGATCGTGGTGGCGACCGAGGCAGCGATCGCGGTGGTGATCGCGGTGGTCGTCCGCCTCGGGCGTCAGACGAGCGTCGCGCGTTCGGCGACCGTTCGCCGCGCGAACGCACGGAGCCGCGCGGTGAGTGGGCGGAGCGTGGCGATCGCATGAAGTTCGCCAAGCGGCCGCCGCGTCCGGCACAGTCTGACCGTCGCGACGAGGAGTAAGCGCGGCATGAGTGGCGGTTTCCAGGCGGCCGGCGGGTGGATGGAGGTGATCGCCGGCGTGATGTTCAGCGGCAAGACGGAAGAACTCCTGCGTCGCGTGCGACGGGCCACGATTGCCCGCAAGCGCGTGCAGGTGTTCAAGTCACATCTCGATGACCGCTACGCCGGCCTCTGGGCCGTTTCGAGTCATGACCGGCGGACCTTCGAGGCCACGCCGGTCGACTCCTCCTCGCAGATCCTGCTGCGCCTCGACCCGATGGCCCAGGTCATTGCCATCGACGAGGCGCAGTTCCTCGACGCCGGGATCGTGCAGGTGGCGTCGAGTCTGGCCGATCGGGGCCGGCGCGTGATCCTCGCCGGCACTGACACGGATTTTCGTGGGGAACCCTTTGGCGCCATGCCACAACTCATGGCGGTGGCGGAAATGGTGGACAAACTGCACGCCATCTGCGTGCTGTGCGGATCGCCGGCCAGTCGCAATCAGCGGCTCATTGATGGCAAGCCGGCACCGTACGAGTCACCGACCATCATGGTGGGCGCGGCTGACTCGTATGAGGCGCGATGCCGCGCCTG is a window encoding:
- a CDS encoding DbpA RNA binding domain-containing protein, translating into MSEQDREETSSGTTRSQHVVLEGPADMRTMAAAMRAGVERSRDGGAEAAPVCLIVTPTAEQAITAGDQARRLLEGSAARVVPVTGVVRAKRVLRAAPVAVVTGTVTDLLALRRASGLDLDSLQALVLVGLDDLLANTGEEALLALLADVPETASRTATLDGETPATESFLEAQLRRARRVNPFALGDAPLTVTPRYLVTSATGRADALRAVLDEIDPPSLCVVSSTDAGVEDATQALARLGLVVDGLNVQVVRQPSAQHVAMTVLWDAPLTFDALVTAMAMRPVDAVALLLADEVPAFRRMTGGLAEPWTAAVKKASAEDRVQTLRTALRSTLANGQPTASELALVAPLLDTHDAVEIACAALRLYEGARRETQAIRAKAIFLNPKPSAREAPRSEARVEAPGAARSESRGESGAASGASAGGKQRVFLGVGKRDEVRVGDIVGAIANEAGIPGDRIGSVELYESHATVELSAEDATRAIEALKDASLRGRRLGARIDERSGERFGARSGGFGGRGGDRGGDRGFGGRSGGFGGRGGDRGGDRGFGGRSGGFGGRSGERSERSFGERKFSDRPPREDRGERSDRGERSDRGERSERPRSFDRGDRGDRGPRGGFGDRDRGSRGGFGGSDRGGDRGSDRGGDRGGRPPRASDERRAFGDRSPRERTEPRGEWAERGDRMKFAKRPPRPAQSDRRDEE
- a CDS encoding thymidine kinase, which gives rise to MSGGFQAAGGWMEVIAGVMFSGKTEELLRRVRRATIARKRVQVFKSHLDDRYAGLWAVSSHDRRTFEATPVDSSSQILLRLDPMAQVIAIDEAQFLDAGIVQVASSLADRGRRVILAGTDTDFRGEPFGAMPQLMAVAEMVDKLHAICVLCGSPASRNQRLIDGKPAPYESPTIMVGAADSYEARCRACHIVPRRDEAQQSLL